From Paenibacillus sp. GP183, one genomic window encodes:
- a CDS encoding ABC transporter ATP-binding protein, whose product MKPLIRLTHLKKIYQVGDQTIHALRDVDLTIYEGEFVAIMGPSGSGKSTMMNVLGCLDKPTYGEHYLDGVEIMKANDKQLAHIRNEKIGFIFQSFNLLARTSAVENVELPMLYAGISSKERRKRAIDSLSSVGLAERLHNKPNELSGGQQQRVSIARALVNNPVILLADEPTGALDTKTTYEIMSIFQRLNDAGKTVILVTHEPDVAAYAKRIVRFRDGMIEQDEYMEQKRIAEHVEVESYELL is encoded by the coding sequence ATGAAACCTCTCATTCGACTCACCCATCTTAAAAAGATCTATCAAGTCGGCGATCAAACGATTCATGCCCTTAGAGATGTAGATCTGACGATCTACGAAGGTGAATTCGTAGCCATTATGGGCCCTTCAGGTTCCGGCAAATCCACCATGATGAATGTTCTAGGTTGTCTGGATAAACCTACTTACGGCGAGCATTATCTGGATGGTGTTGAAATCATGAAGGCGAATGACAAACAGCTTGCCCATATTCGCAATGAAAAAATCGGGTTTATCTTTCAAAGCTTTAATCTGCTTGCCAGAACTTCTGCGGTTGAGAACGTAGAATTGCCGATGCTGTATGCAGGTATTTCTTCCAAAGAAAGAAGAAAACGGGCCATTGATTCTCTTTCGAGTGTCGGTCTTGCAGAACGCCTTCACAATAAGCCAAATGAACTTTCTGGAGGACAGCAGCAGCGTGTGTCGATTGCCCGTGCCCTTGTTAACAATCCTGTTATCTTACTTGCGGACGAACCGACAGGAGCATTGGATACGAAAACGACCTATGAAATTATGAGCATTTTCCAACGTTTAAATGATGCTGGGAAAACCGTAATTTTGGTCACGCACGAGCCTGATGTTGCTGCATACGCAAAGCGCATTGTCCGATTCCGCGACGGTATGATTGAACAAGACGAATATATGGAACAGAAGCGGATTGCAGAACATGTGGAGGTGGAGTCATATGAACTTCTTTGA
- a CDS encoding ABC transporter permease: MNFFESIRISLRSIKVNKMRSFLTMLGIIIGVCSVIMMVAISQGATSSVTNQIQSLGSNLLIVSPGQVVQGNVKMGAGSKDTLTLQDINALKNVSTVQGAAPDTTKSATVTYGDTSYSTTIEGTNPDFLTVRNRQMQQGRFFTDPEMNANGNVAVLGTDVVSNLFGNTNANVVGRTININNIPFTVIGVLQSQGSSAATNNDDRIIIPITTGMDRIFGSASLRNIYVSAASANQLSQAQLDVEMALRSSHNLMPSDSADFQITNQSDVLSTAQGVTSVMTTLLAGTAAISLLVGGIGIMNIMLVSVTERTREIGIRKAIGAARGRILAQFLIESIVLSVAGGVTGILFGFLGSKAITQFAHITTAIQLSPIVYSFIFSFLVGVVFGVYPARKASRLNPIDALRYE; the protein is encoded by the coding sequence ATGAACTTCTTTGAAAGTATTCGTATTTCTCTACGAAGCATAAAAGTTAATAAAATGCGTTCATTTCTTACTATGCTAGGCATCATCATAGGAGTTTGTTCTGTTATTATGATGGTTGCGATTAGCCAAGGGGCTACCTCATCGGTTACAAATCAAATTCAAAGCTTAGGAAGTAATTTACTCATTGTTTCTCCAGGACAGGTTGTTCAAGGGAATGTGAAAATGGGTGCCGGTTCAAAAGATACGCTTACTTTACAAGACATAAACGCTTTGAAAAATGTAAGCACCGTCCAAGGCGCTGCCCCGGATACAACCAAAAGTGCAACCGTGACCTATGGAGATACGAGTTATTCGACGACTATCGAGGGAACCAACCCTGATTTCCTTACGGTTCGTAATAGACAAATGCAACAAGGACGTTTCTTTACAGATCCGGAAATGAATGCAAATGGAAATGTGGCCGTCTTAGGAACGGATGTTGTCTCTAACTTGTTTGGGAATACCAACGCCAATGTGGTTGGGCGAACCATCAACATCAATAATATTCCGTTTACCGTTATCGGTGTGCTTCAGTCTCAAGGCTCTTCTGCGGCCACGAATAACGATGACCGCATCATTATTCCAATTACAACAGGCATGGATCGTATCTTTGGTTCGGCTTCGTTAAGAAATATCTATGTGTCTGCTGCTTCAGCAAATCAATTGAGTCAAGCACAACTAGATGTGGAAATGGCTCTCCGTTCTTCCCATAATTTAATGCCAAGTGATTCCGCAGATTTCCAAATTACCAATCAAAGTGACGTCTTATCCACAGCACAAGGCGTAACCAGCGTCATGACAACACTTCTTGCGGGAACAGCTGCAATATCCTTACTTGTAGGCGGAATCGGAATCATGAACATCATGCTTGTTTCGGTTACCGAACGGACACGTGAAATTGGGATTCGCAAGGCAATTGGTGCAGCCCGCGGAAGAATTTTAGCCCAGTTTTTAATTGAATCTATAGTTTTAAGTGTTGCAGGCGGCGTCACTGGAATCCTGTTCGGCTTTTTAGGCTCGAAAGCTATTACGCAGTTTGCACATATTACAACGGCGATTCAACTATCGCCAATCGTGTATTCCTTTATCTTCTCCTTCCTGGTTGGAGTCGTATTTGGAGTATACCCGGCTCGCAAAGCATCCCGATTGAATCCAATTGATGCGTTACGTTATGAATGA
- a CDS encoding efflux RND transporter periplasmic adaptor subunit has protein sequence MAKKAKMISIAVAGLLLFGGGVTYYIEKPAAVAAQNIQLATVLRGDVSQTVSVSGTLAPANQVSFSSPGNGAKISAMNVKVGAKVQAGQVLATFDSTSAQIQLESAKANFASAQTKLSQAKKGSTSAQIAVQSANVEKAKANLNDAISNYDAAANDPKSTTSKKDQAKASKDQAQAAYDSAVEQLKSLKAGPDASSVQSAQASVDQAGSQVTQAQQTLDSYTIKAPFDGVVSAVNGQVGSPSANNAALLILDDASSAVLTATLQVSQTDITKIQSGMAAEVTTTALQGKTWKGTVTTVAPDSTTSNGLTTYAVGLNVENPDGLLRSGISINVTITTGTHSNVLYIPSMALKQTGNRTGVYIQDSAAGTNSNSSPSSSGNKQGNSSQNSSINGLKFVPIQTRYLTGSKVEVTSGLTEGEQIAIVMPTPSSNNNQKNSNGNSLFGNNMGGFGGGNGGNGGGGNRGSGGKGGN, from the coding sequence ATGGCCAAAAAGGCGAAAATGATTTCGATTGCTGTTGCCGGGCTTTTACTATTCGGTGGCGGTGTTACGTATTATATTGAAAAGCCTGCTGCTGTCGCGGCTCAAAATATTCAACTCGCGACAGTTCTGCGCGGGGATGTATCCCAAACTGTGTCTGTGTCCGGAACTCTCGCTCCTGCCAATCAAGTCAGCTTCTCTTCTCCAGGTAATGGTGCTAAAATCAGCGCAATGAATGTGAAAGTCGGAGCTAAAGTACAAGCGGGTCAAGTTCTGGCGACCTTCGATAGCACATCTGCTCAAATTCAATTGGAAAGCGCTAAAGCAAATTTTGCTTCAGCGCAAACAAAATTATCGCAAGCCAAGAAAGGTTCGACTAGTGCTCAAATTGCTGTTCAAAGTGCCAATGTGGAAAAAGCAAAGGCAAATTTGAATGATGCGATTTCAAATTATGACGCTGCAGCTAACGATCCGAAATCTACAACCTCGAAGAAAGATCAAGCCAAAGCATCGAAGGATCAGGCGCAAGCCGCGTATGATTCTGCTGTAGAACAATTAAAAAGCCTTAAGGCAGGACCTGACGCATCTAGTGTTCAATCTGCTCAAGCTTCCGTTGATCAGGCTGGGTCGCAGGTTACCCAGGCTCAACAAACACTTGATTCCTATACGATTAAAGCACCTTTTGACGGCGTTGTTTCTGCTGTGAATGGACAAGTTGGTTCCCCTTCAGCTAATAATGCTGCTTTGCTTATTTTGGATGATGCAAGCTCCGCAGTGCTGACGGCCACCTTGCAGGTAAGTCAGACCGATATTACCAAGATTCAGTCTGGAATGGCTGCCGAAGTGACAACCACTGCATTGCAAGGTAAAACATGGAAAGGAACCGTTACGACGGTTGCCCCTGACTCTACAACAAGTAATGGACTTACTACGTACGCTGTTGGGTTAAATGTTGAAAATCCGGATGGACTGTTGCGCAGCGGAATAAGCATTAACGTGACTATTACTACAGGAACGCATAGTAATGTTCTTTATATCCCTTCTATGGCTTTAAAACAAACAGGGAATAGGACAGGTGTATATATCCAAGATTCTGCAGCGGGAACGAATTCGAACTCGAGTCCAAGTTCTAGTGGAAACAAACAGGGAAATTCATCCCAGAATTCTTCTATTAACGGATTAAAATTTGTACCGATCCAAACTAGATATCTTACAGGCTCTAAGGTTGAGGTGACTTCAGGTCTTACAGAAGGTGAACAGATCGCTATCGTCATGCCAACGCCTTCCTCCAATAATAACCAAAAAAACAGCAATGGAAACAGTCTATTCGGCAATAACATGGGTGGTTTTGGCGGCGGCAACGGCGGTAACGGCGGCGGTGGAAACCGAGGCAGCGGTGGAAAAGGAGGAAATTAA